Within the Drosophila miranda strain MSH22 chromosome Y unlocalized genomic scaffold, D.miranda_PacBio2.1 Contig_Y2_pilon, whole genome shotgun sequence genome, the region GGTTAAGAATGGGTAATCACTAGAACTGTTTGATCTGATATATAGTGCTGGAGTGTATATTCTTATAGATATCTTGGACACTATTAGAGCTCAGAAGGTGTGAACTCCCATAGAGATGTTCTTCAAGATACTCGGTACAAGATACAGTGTTGATATCTATTACATACCTTTAAAGATTATAGTTCAAACCCATAGAGTACACAGGTATAGCTATAAAGAGCTCAGTTAGTGCCATACAATCAGATTACATTCCGCATCGATATCAGACGATCACAATTACACACTTCTCGGCCCACTGTATCGCATACACTTCCGCCTCACATCTCGTTCCATCATCACATTAAGATTGGGTCAACTTCATCTATTTCTGTAGTTCGTTTGTTGGGTTTTTTCATTCCAATAATTATGCTCGCCCGCTTTTTGCTCGGCTCAAAATTAAAATTAGACGAAAACGAAAAggagaaaaaataaaacacattCAAATGGCAATCAACAATGCCAATGAACCTCCTTTGTTTTGCGGCTCTGGTAGGGTTCTTGGAGGGACAAGGCAAATGATTGCCTATAAATTAAAGCTCAGGTCGGAGCTCAGTTTCAGTGTTTGATCAAGTCTTAATGCGAATGCGACTCCCAATGGATTACACCAAAGTATTCTTACTGTTCTGCCTCAGTGCGTTGATGCTGCTCGGTGCTTCGATTGCAGCCACAGaagcggaaacggaaacaGGAACGGATCCGGAGCCGAGCCCCTTTCAGCTCTCGGAGGCTGGAGAAACTGCCCAGAGTGAGGCGGGAGATGAGAACGTTCGCAAAGTTCGTCAGTTCTTAGGTCCTCCACCGCCTCCGCCCTTCTTTGGACCACCCCCACCACCCTACTACGGAGGCTATGGTGGATACGGCGGCGGCTTTGGTGGCGGTTTCCAGCGCACTCGCGTCATAACACGCACCCGCTACCGCGGCCGAGGAGGCTACTACGGCGGTGGCTTCTATGGCTAAGAGAGATCGTCCGAGTTGGATGCTGATTTTGTGATTTTGTGATACTTCAATAAATGTTAACGTTATGCAAACCAATCGAGTCGGGACTTTATGGCCTACAATCAATCGAATAAGTTGTGTAGAGTCGAAGAAAGTAACGGCCAGAAAGTGTTTATAAGTGGACTCATCGGGGGACCACTTGCTAAAATGTTGTCTCTGCTTCGCTTGCTGTTGGTGTGGACCATTCTCGGCCAGGTCTTGGCTCTGGATGAGCGGGAGTACGATACCCAGGTGGCCCCGCTTACAACCACTGGTAATAGATGGTGGCGCAGCTTTGCCAATCAAGTGCGCCTCGCCTTCAGCCGCTGGCAGCCCAAGCCGAAAACGAGGACCAAACCGCTGGCACGCCAAAGCCGTGTCCCAGTCCTCCGCCAAATCCTCCCTTGAGCCCACCCAGTCCTCCTCCCAGGCCGCCAAACTTGCCACCGAGTCCGCCAAGCCGCCCAGTCCACGTGCCACACGTTCGGCCTCTGTCTCATCTACAAGCGGTTGTTGTTCTGCCTCCAAATCCAGCAGGCTGATGGCGCCGGTATCCAACTCCACGGGAAGGCTCCAACTGCTGCTCACGGCACAGACGACAGCGATGAAGGCGAGGCTGAGGAAATTCATCTTTTGGCTGGGATGGTGCGTGTAGATTGCTGCTGATGTGATAGATGTTGGGCTGGTACTTAATTCCAAGTGCCATGACAACTAGGTTTTTATACATGCTTCTGGACTGCTGGTCTGCTGGCCTGGTGGTCTGGTCTTGGTCTTGGGCTCGTGCGGAGAGCTGCTAATTTCTGGTGTCAACATTATGGGCCCATCGCTGTcgttgcctctgcctctgtcgcTGCCAAATATACTCGTACTTTCATTCATCCAAATTGTGTTAGACTTTTGGGAGGGGTCGgtctggtctgggcctggtGGAGTATGTGGGCAAACAGAGTCCGCGACTGGCGATTGGTGTGCTGGTGTCCATGTCTTTAGCTGGATCTGCCAAAAGTTACATCATGTTTGCTAATATCTTTACCATGTTACCATGTTACCAATGGTCTATGCTCTTGAAACGTCAACGGATTGACCTTAGCCAGCGTCTCTAATCTCTGTTTGCTTCGGACAAGCAGCAGCTTACTACGTGCCCCAGATCGATCCCCCATTCAAGAACTTGTTTGGAATATCTCGTATCTGGAATCTATCTCAGACTCCTGCTAATCGAAGCGAGTCAGGTTTTTGCTGACGCGCGCGACTGCCCTCCAGCCTAAaaataaacgaggggaacgttgtgagttgctgcggacaccgcaactctacggatatacccgatactaagtcagtatggctctcctccggcagacgccgctaatattaaacgacacgacaaagagtgcgtgcgagagagacagaaaatcagtctgagcgtgacgtcgggcgctgcgtagcgactgcaaattgatttgttcctattggctataaaaatgatctgatctgatccagattcagcaatctgatagatatggtcattatctatgattcggcgtttttagttttctcgaatgtgcagtattgtggatgcaacagattttcgtcctttgtgtgggcggaagggggtggggcgaaattttgagatacacgttttatagtaagatctaacaggagtgcggataccaaatttggtttttctagccttaatagtctctgagatttttgaatatccccagattttcgtcctttgcgggggcggaaggaggtgtggcgaaattttgaaacaaactcgtctcggtccgatatattaggagtgtggataccaaatttggttgctctagcttttgtagtctccgagatctaggcgctaatgttttactctaagcaaagccgcctatgatacgtgtgtgttagagagagacacggcgagaaaaaatgaaagtgttttcttgatgctggctataataataatacgatccaagtcagattccgcagtcttaaagatatcgtcattctctacaattctacgtttttggttttctcatatctttaaaattgtggatgccacagattttcgttctttgtgggggcggaagtgggcggggcgaagttttgaaatatttttgtagcagtgacatatcacagaagtctggatccaaaacatcgttgctctagcttttatagtctttgagcactaggcgctgaaggggacggacagacggacagacggacggatggacagacagacagggctcaatcgactcggctattgatgctgatcaagaatatatatactttatggggtcggaaacgattccttctggacgttacacacatccacttttaccacaaatctaatataccccaatactcatttagagtatcgggtataaaaacagcaAGCTTGTTTGGGCCTTCTTCTTGGTCTTTTGTTTAATACGCTAATTACTAGAAATTAATGTACGCTTAGCACCTAATGTCGATGTCGATATGAATGTGAATATGAGTGTGGATGCCTCTGTAGGTAGTGCTCACGTGCTACCAGCTTGCGGCGTCTCTTCAGGAATCTTCTGTAGTTATTTCTGTTCACAAAGTTCAGAGGAGCTGCCGTCGGCTCGGGAGCAGAGGGTGTGTGGTACCACCAGTCGGTGGACTGCTGGTGCCGGTTCTTGTTCCTGCGGGATGTGCGTACTTTTTCCTGGACAAAGGTGCGGGACCAGGCCACCGGATCGAGACTGGCATCGTAGCCGACATCGTTTGAGGGCCACCAAGGCTTGGCTGCACAGAGCTCCAGTATCACAaaaggaagcagaaggagcagcacTGAGGAGTAGTACATGTGCATGGTGCCCTTGCTGATAGAAGACTGTTGCCCTCTGACCCCTCCGCAAGGCTCTATATATACGCTTCTGTCGAGAGTGGACGAGAGCGGGGAAGTCGCGTCCATTATCGGATTATCCCAATCCCATTCGAGTACTCCTACCTGCAGTGCACTCAACACAAatcacacacgcacactctTGGAGAGGGAACTTAGTGACGACAGCACTAAGGGCTGATCAACGAGGGGGCGGCGTTTCAGATGTGAAGTTGCGTTCTGCGGTTTTGTTGTGGTAGGCACCGCTGATGAAATGAATCATTTCCCCTGGAGTTGGGCTCTTCCGAACACAGATTCCTCATCATTCGGCGAAATTCGTTAAGAAGCGACTAAAGTATTCTTTAATCTTTTACCACCCCCCAACTAAGACCTAAGTTGTGCTTATTTTCAGAGACCTTTCAGGCTCTATAAATCCGTCTGGGCGAGGCGTTAATTGAGTGCAATTACAGGAAAGTTTTGAACAAATATGAATCACGGTGACTGCGCGCGCCTGTTTCCACGGAAATGTATTCAACAATCGAGAGTGGAAAATATTTGCCTTTGCTAATTAGAAGTCCGTGATTCATAAGATCTTCCCTTTTCTTTGGGCCTTATCTCTGTGGCCCTACCCCAAGGCGGTTCGAGTACGCTTCTGGTGAAAGTCTGTGTCTGGAACTAACAAAAATAGGAATCCCAAGGTCTATTTACGGGTCTCCGGGTGAATGGAAACGATTGAAAATAGTTATTTTATTGACGTATCAATTAGTGATTGGCTCGAAAACAAGTTAAATGGTTCCAGAAAAGTCCGCTTCTTACCATAACATTTCACAAGCGACTGCCAATTCACGGCTCAAACGACAAACAGCCATAGTTTGAAACAGCCGATACTTGGGTTCCAATCGAAACAGATGGGATTAATCTGGCATTCGAATCGATCTTCCGTACTGTGGAAGATTTTCGAACAGGAATAATATGATACCGATGGATTAGCGAGCGGCAACCGGTTCCAGCACCCAACGTAGTGTTCGCGTCGTAGTTCCCTAGTCAAGTGCGTAAGAGATGAGTCCCTCCGACGCCTCATCCAAATAGATCCCTTTCCCACCCAGAAAAActgttattttttgttggtttaaTTTCGACTATAATCTGTTTTTAGCACaggtagagcaaccaaatttggtatccatactcctaatatatcggaccgagacgagtttgtttcaaaatttcgccacacccccttccgaccccgcaatggacgaaaatcagggaatattcacaaatctcagagacaattaacgctagagtaaccaaatttggtatccgcacattcgagaaaactgaaaacgcagaatcatagataaccaccatatctatcagattgctgaatctggatcagatcggatcatttttatagccaataggaacaaatcaatttgcagttgttacgcagcgcccgacgtcacgctcagactgattttctgtctctctcgcacgcactctttgtcgtgtcgtttattattagcggcgtctgccggaggagagccatactgactaagtatcgggtatgaatgtagagttgcggtgtccgcagcaactcacaacgttccctctcgttaGCTTTTGCTATTGACAATTTTAATTGCAAAGCAAACACAAAACTAAATTGGCTCTGCGAAAACGCCCCCAAaactggtaaaaaaaaacaaaagacgaaaaaaaccgaaaaacccGCGGAAGTAAGCCATCGAGTTAACGGTGTGAAACAGATTTCTGACTTATTTGACAAGGTCAATGGCGGGTGTGCCGATGACTATGCCCAAAGCAAATCCGTCTGCAGAAGATCGTTTGAGCGGGGCGTGGAGGCCAAAGTTCCGCTCGCTCGCGCGGGCTGCGGATTGTCATTTGGGGCCCGTGAAGGTCGACAAGTTTTGCGGCAAACCAATTTGGAAATTTTGCCCAAGAACTTTTCCGCTATATAACTTATTTTGCTCTTCTGGCCAGTCTTCAGTTGGCTGTGGACTGGGCCACAGATTAGTTGCACCTTTTGGATACGGAATGAATCTTCCCGCGCGCTTGGCTCTGATGAGTCTCCTTCTCACTGCCGTCTTGGCGGAGAGGAGCGGCAAATCGAGATCGGATCGTCCGCAGGGACGTACCTTGGGTCTGTTGACGCCCCTCCTCCTAGGCATCGGTGGTGGTTCCCTCTTTGACGTTCCTGTAGCGCCAGTGCCGCCACAGCGGCCCGTGGGtggtgctgcagcagcagctggagccCAGTCGGATCAGTACTACGGCAGCAGATATCCCAGCTACAACTATAGGCCCAGCTGGCCGGACTCCTGGGCCAGGCCCTGGGCAGTAGTCTGCGCCCGTATCTGGCCAACGGAGGAGGAGCGGGcggagcagcggcagcgggcGGTGGGGGAAATTCACAAGCACTAGGCGGTCTGTTGGGCCTGCTCGGCTAGGCCATAAATTATTCAGTATTATCGATGCCCGATTGACAGTTACGTTACGAGTATGGCGGGTCTTTCCATAAAGATCGCTTTGTTAAAACTTAGTGTAAGTCTTGGTTTTCTGCCTCTTCAGGTCCATGCAAATTAGTGTTAATAAACATTTTTATTAAGAATAATATGGTGTATGGGTCAGCACCCCTGAAGACAGCAAATGCACTGCAAATGCATACACTTCAATTAGAAGTGCGCGAAGTGCAGACGATTATAAAAGGTGTCTGTGGCCTCCGGCTGTGGCACAGTTCCACTGGAGAGGATGGTCCGAATGCAGCTCATCTTAGTCTTTGCTCTCCCTGCCCTTCTGGGATCGGCAATGGCCCGGCCGGACAATCAAGAACCCATGTCGGATGCCGTTCCCGCTGTGGCCTTATCGGATGTGGCCGATGTGGGTGGCCAGCATGCAGAGGAGGGGGAACGTCCGGCCCGTTGGCTCTGGGGCGGCTGGGGAGGAGGATGGGGCGGCGGATGGAATAGAGGTTGGGGCGGTGGATGGCGTGTTTCGTATCGCCCCTGGGGCTATGGCTATCGTAGCTATTGGTGGTAGCAAGCGCCACCGCGTATTTCGATTTGGATGTATAATCGACCCACACCTCAAATAAAGCAATTCTCTTAATAACAAAGCTATTCATGTTCATGTCCAATAAAAATCACCTAGAGCTTGGCGAAGCTTTCTACTGCGAATTAAATCAGTTCGAAATCGTAATTTGTTTGTGCCGTTAGGATTTTATTGAAAACATTAATTTCTATCTACCATAAATGCGAAAATAGTCAACAAGAACTGGAATACCAGATGTGTGTGCTCCAGGGACTGCTGGCCAAATAAAAGGCCGGTGCCTGGGCTCAACGATCAACAGTTGCTCGCAGCAAAACGCACTCAATCATCCAGTGATTCTCCAAGAACAATCCTCAAAACAACAACGACTCAAGATGCGTCTGATTCTTCTCGCACTCATCGGCTTCCTCTGCCTGGCCTTCGTCCATGGCCAAGATTTCCTGGACGGCGACGAACGGGTGAATCTCTTGGACGTGGCTGATCAGGGAGCCGCCCATGCTGTCAACGGCCGTTAAATCACGCATCGACTCCACACATTGCAATTTTGTATATACccataaataaaattatatttttaaatgaaatttaaaCAGAGTATAAATAATATCTTATACTGACAAGGTACATGGAAAATTGGCATAAGTGTCGCTAAGCATGGATGGAATTCCTCCAGATAATATCAACTCACTGCTAAATGTTCTTTTAAGAGTATACCTGCCACTTTTAGGGGTATATTTAGAGATATGCCACTGGGATTCCAACAGATAGTCACCCTCACATTCAAGTAGGAGCTAATGAAAGTAGAACAATTAGCAGCTAGGGGTTCATCGCACATTGAACGGCCTTGTCATTTCCTTGATAGCTGTCCGTAATCACAGCCACAACCCAGGAGGCTGAGGAAATTCATCGTTTGGCTGGGATGGTGCGTGTAGATTGCTGCTGATGTGATAGATGTTGGGCTGGTACTTAATTCCAAGTGTCATGACAACTAGGTTTTTATACATGCTTCTGGTCTGCTGGTCTGCTGGCCTGGTGGTCTGGTGGTCTGGTGGtttggtcttggtcttgggCTCGTGCGGAGAGCTGCTAATTTCTGGTGTCAACATTATGGGCCCATCGCTGTcgttgcctctgcctctgtcgcTGGTCTCTATCTTTGCCAAATATAATCGTACTTTCATTCATCCAAATTGTGTTAGACTTTTGGGAGGGGTCGGTATGGTCTGGGCCTGGTGGAGTATGTGGGCAAACAGAGTCCGCGACTGGCGATTGGTGTGCTGGTGTCCATGTCTTTAGCTGGATCTGCCAAAAGTTACATCATGTTTGCTAATATCTTTACCATGTTACCATGTTACCAATGGTCTATGCTCATGAAACGTCAACGGATTGACCTTAGCCAGCGTCTCTAATCTCTGTTTGCTTCGGACAAGCAGCAGCTTACTACGTGCCCCAGTTCGATCCCCCATTCAAGAACTTGTTTGGGATATCTCGTATCTGGAATCTATCTCAGACTCCTGCTAATCGAAGCGAGTCAGGTTATTGCTGACGCGCGCGACTGCCCTCCAGCCTAAAAATAAAACAGCAAGCTTGTTTGGGCCTTCTTCTTGGTCTTTTGTTTAATACGCTAATTACTAGAAATTAATGTACGCTTAGCACCTAATGTCGATGTCGATATGAATGTGAATATGAGTGTGGAGGCCTCTGTAGGTAGTGCTCACGTGCTACCAGCTTGCGGCGTCTCTTCAGGAATCTTCTGTAGTTATTTCTGTTCACAAAGTTCAGAGGAGCTGCCGTCGGCTCGGGAGCAGAGGGTGTGTGGTACCACCAGTCGGTGGACTGCTGGTGCCGGTTCTTGTTCCTGCGGGATGTGCGCACTTTTTCCTGGACAAAGGTGCGGGACCAGGCCACTGGATCGAGACTGGCATCGTAGCCGACATCGTTTGAGAGCCACCAAGGCTTGGCTGCACAGAGCTCCAGTATCACAaaaggaagcagaaggagcagcacTGAGGACTAGTACATGTGCATGGTGCCCTTGCTGATAGAAGACTGTTGCCCTCTGACCCCTCCGCAAGGCTCTATATATACGCTTCTGTCGAGAGTGCACGAGAGCGGGGAAGTCGCGTCCATTATCGGATTATCCCAATCCCATTCGAGTACTCCTACCTGCAGTGCACTCAACACAAatcacacacgcacactctTGGAGAGGGAACTTATCAatggtttgggtttgggtttgggttcgGGTCTGCAGGTAGGTGCACAAATCACTTCTGTCCTCCATGTCGCCATGTGGTAGATCGTAAATCAGAGCTGGAAAAGGTTCTCATTCTTTATAAATACACTCGCATTACACACTCTTTACGCACTTTATCTGCCTGGCAAATCGAGAACGGAACGGGATACTGTCAAAGGCGCAGCGGCTGCGAATAAGCGTGTTCCAATTCACTTTCAGCCAGAATTCATGACCGTTTGGCCCCGATGTCGCATAAGACGCACTCGTACTGGTTTCCCACTGGGGGAGAGGAGAGCCTTGCACTTGACACCTGCTGCTTAATTGGCGCACGCAAAGAGGTAAGTCTGTTCGGGGTTCGCTGTGATATATGAGGAGTCATATGGCCAACAAACCCGTTTTCCTACTCGCCGTTTGCCTACTTTCGAGCTGGAGTCCGAGACTCTGACGCTCATCCAGAGGATGGACTGATGAAAAGTGGGACAGAACATGGCATAAAAGCTGCAACTGCCAGCGAGGCGCCTTCAGCTGCTGGCCAAAGTTCCGTCTAAGATGAGGAACCCACTGCTCTCGCTGCTGCTCTTC harbors:
- the LOC117194189 gene encoding uncharacterized protein LOC117194189, with amino-acid sequence MRMRLPMDYTKVFLLFCLSALMLLGASIAATEAETETGTDPEPSPFQLSEAGETAQSEAGDENVRKVRQFLGPPPPPPFFGPPPPPYYGGYGGYGGGFGGGFQRTRVITRTRYRGRGGYYGGGFYG
- the LOC117193023 gene encoding uncharacterized protein LOC117193023; the encoded protein is MLSLLRLLLVWTILGQVLALDEREYDTQVAPLTTTGNRWWRSFANQVRLAFSRWQPKPKTRTKPLARQ
- the LOC117193024 gene encoding uncharacterized protein LOC117193024, with product MHMYYSSVLLLLLPFVILELCAAKPWWPSNDVGYDASLDPVAWSRTFVQEKVRTSRRNKNRHQQSTDWWYHTPSAPEPTAAPLNFVNRNNYRRFLKRRRKLVAREHYLQRHPHSYSHSYRHRH
- the LOC117193147 gene encoding neuropeptide-like protein 32, which encodes MVRMQLILVFALPALLGSAMARPDNQEPMSDAVPAVALSDVADVGGQHAEEGERPARWLWGGWGGGWGGGWNRGWGGGWRVSYRPWGYGYRSYWW